In the Astatotilapia calliptera chromosome 5, fAstCal1.2, whole genome shotgun sequence genome, one interval contains:
- the LOC113022590 gene encoding delta-type opioid receptor-like yields the protein MLLLNSTSSEDLLGNSSSDPGLDNVEQVLVPILDSLILVLGVSGHTIVIVILCKRWRRGVGRIGQSPQNSVMGMGTDILLLALSVSDLLLLSMLPFHTAAIVMQHWPFGDFMCRLLGFLGSACSSTSIFTLATLAVCRYLTVVKPARAYSLLTTRRVSVAAILVWVPACCLAVPQLVFRSVGTPQKALDGLACFAFQTHRDQLIYGLSHFFVAFFLPLVTIAVAYGSIYMFLWRSRHAGRAPQVERYQSKVTQTSAMLVLAFTLCWLPSYGMTLALLADKGTGATGASPRYGPFAVFARFMATSSTVMNPILYVLMSEKFRQDLLRLFKRDGQRDSRDVAMAAA from the coding sequence ATGCTGCTGCTGAACTCTACAAGCTCAGAGGATCTGTTGGGTAACAGTAGCAGTGACCCTGGACTGGACAATGTGGAACAGGTTCTAGTCCCAATACTAGATTCACTAATTCTGGTGCTGGGAGTTAGCGGACACACCATAGTGATAGTAATCTTATGTAAGCGATGGAGGAGAGGGGTGGGACGTATTGGACAGTCTCCCCAAAACTCTGTGATGGGTATGGGGACAGACATCCTGCTTCTGGCCCTGAGCGTTTCAGACCTGCTTTTGCTCTCCATGCTTCCCTTCCACACAGCTGCTATAGTCATGCAACACTGGCCATTTGGTGACTTCATGTGTCGTCTGCTGGGCTTCCTGGGATCAGCCTGCTCTTCAACCAGCATCTTTACTCTGGCCACACTGGCTGTGTGTCGCTATCTGACTGTGGTGAAGCCTGCCAGAGCATATTCCCTTCTCACTACTCGCCGAGTCTCTGTAGCTGCCATACTGGTCTGGGTCCCAGCCTGCTGCCTTGCTGTTCCACAGCTAGTCTTTCGCTCTGTAGGAACCCCACAAAAAGCCCTTGACGGGCTTGCATGCTTTGCTTTCCAGACCCACCGTGACCAGCTGATCTATGGActgtctcatttctttgtggccTTCTTTCTACCACTAGTTACCATAGCAGTGGCATATGGCAGCATCTACATGTTCCTATGGAGGAGTCGGCATGCtggaagagccccccaggtggagCGTTACCAAAGCAAAGTGACCCAAACGTCGGCTATGCTGGTGCTGGCTTTCACCCTGTGCTGGCTGCCGTCCTACGGCATGACGCTGGCCTTACTGGCGGATAAAGGCACAGGAGCCACTGGAGCCTCACCACGTTATGGCCCCTTTGCTGTGTTTGCACGCTTTATGGCAACCTCCTCTACAGTGATGAACCCTATTCTCTATGTGCTGATGTCTGAAAAGTTCAGGCAGGACCTACTGAGGCTGTTCAAGAGGGACGGACAAAGAGACAGCAGGGATGTGGCTATGGCTGCTGCCTGA